The following DNA comes from Kitasatospora sp. NBC_01287.
TGCGGCGTACATGGCCATCCGCGGACACTTCGACATGCTCTCCACCTGGTACGGCGCCATCGATCAGCTCGACAGTGAGATCCGCGGCGACGTCGTCGAGGGCGGCATCGCGGCCGAGGCGCAGCAGCACCTCAAGCAGGAGGCGCGTGCCCTGTTTGGTGCTCAGCAGATCCTCCTGCGGGCCATCGCTGAGTACTACCACGGCGCCGCCGGTCCGCTCCTCGATCCCGCCTACGGGTACGCCTACGAGTTGTCGAACAGCGCCCTCAGCCCGTTCTGACCAGGAGACCCTCATGTCCCTCGCCATCGGACAGCGTGTCCGCACCCTGATCGACCTCGACTCCGCCGACTGGGCGCCCGAGCAGCCCGACATCCCCGCCGACCGGCTGCCCACCAGCTTCGTCGAACTCGCCTACCTGATGGTCGAACTCGACCAGCAGGCCGTACCGGGCCAGCCCGACCCGTCCATCGGCCTGTGGAAGCGCCTGCAGGCCCAGGAGGGCTACGACATCGCGGCGCCACTGTGGCGCGACGCCTGCAACTACTGCGACCACCTCATGAGCAGCGAGGACGATGACCGCGAGCCGTGCGGCGAGGGCATGTGTCACTGCTACTGCCCCAGCCGCGAGCACGCGTGCGGGTGTGACTGTCCGCGCGATGAGGACGGCCAGCTCGTCAACCTCTGACCGTCGCCCAACCTGGTGGCCTCTACCTGGTGGCCACCCCCACCCGAGGAGCACTACATGACCAACCCCGACCGCCGTCACATCGCCATCGTCCTCGACCGCTCCGGCAGCATGCAGACCGTCAAGACCGACACCGAAGGCGGCCTGCGCGCCTTCCTCGCCGCCCAGGCCGACGCCCCCGGCGACACCACCGTGTCCCTGTACCAGTTCGACACCTCATACGACACCGTGTACGAAAACGCCCCGCTCGCCGACGTCCCCCACTTCACCCTCGTCCCGCGCGGCGGTACCGCCCTCCTCGACGCGGTCGGGCGGACCATCACCACCGTCGGCGCGCAACTCGCCGCCCTCCCGGCGGGAGACCGGCCCGGCGAGGTCATCGTCGTCATCCTCACCGACGGCGAAGAAAACTCCTCCCGCGAGTTCAACCTGCACCACGTCAAGCGGCTCATCACCGAGCAGCAGGGCACCTACGGTTGGCAGTTCGTGTTCCTCGGCGCCGACCAGGACGCGTTCGCCGCCGCTGGCGGCATGGGCATCCGGGCGGACACGACGCTCTCCTACTCCGGCGAGCACACCCACCGGTCCATGACGAATGCGGGCCGGATGGTCGCCCGCGGCACGCAGACGGGCCTGTACGGGTTCACGCAGGACGAGCGCGACGAGACCAGCTGACCACCCGCCCGGCCCCATCGGCGGCCGGGCCCGATCACACCAAGGAGTCACCATGCCGGACCAATTCACCCGCGATTTCGCGGTTCGCCAGATCACCACCGACCATGCCCTCCTCGTCCGCGAC
Coding sequences within:
- a CDS encoding vWA domain-containing protein, encoding MTNPDRRHIAIVLDRSGSMQTVKTDTEGGLRAFLAAQADAPGDTTVSLYQFDTSYDTVYENAPLADVPHFTLVPRGGTALLDAVGRTITTVGAQLAALPAGDRPGEVIVVILTDGEENSSREFNLHHVKRLITEQQGTYGWQFVFLGADQDAFAAAGGMGIRADTTLSYSGEHTHRSMTNAGRMVARGTQTGLYGFTQDERDETS